In Actinomadura citrea, a single window of DNA contains:
- a CDS encoding epoxide hydrolase family protein, whose translation MTKINPFRIDIPQADLDDLRDRLARTRWPDELPGTGWSYGVPSAYARQLADYWRTEYDWRAQEAALNRYPQFTTGIDGQNIHFLHVRSPEPDALPLIITHGWPGSVAEFTKILGPLTDPRAHGGDPADAFHVVAPSLPGFGFSGPTRETGWSPRRAAHAWAELMRRLGYDRYGAHGGDTGSVISPELGRLAPGNVIGVHVNGALGFPTFQPGELDGLTEAEQARLAQYSDHDRAAYAMVQSTRPQTVAFGLHDSPAGQLAWIVEKFKEWTDPAHALPEEAVDRDQLLTDVTIYWLTGTAASSARLYKEGAADWGRPVEKSDVPTGVAVFPGDAGVRRIAEREHNVIHWSEFDRGGHFAAMEAPDLLITDIRTFFRLVR comes from the coding sequence ATGACAAAGATCAACCCGTTCCGCATCGACATCCCGCAGGCCGACCTGGACGACCTGCGCGACCGCCTGGCCCGCACCCGCTGGCCGGACGAACTGCCCGGCACCGGCTGGTCGTACGGGGTCCCGTCCGCCTACGCCAGGCAGCTGGCCGACTACTGGCGGACGGAGTACGACTGGCGCGCGCAGGAGGCGGCGCTCAACCGGTACCCGCAGTTCACCACCGGGATCGACGGCCAGAACATCCACTTCCTGCACGTCCGCTCCCCCGAGCCGGACGCGCTCCCGCTGATCATCACGCACGGCTGGCCCGGCTCGGTCGCCGAGTTCACGAAGATCCTCGGCCCGCTCACCGACCCCCGCGCCCACGGCGGCGACCCCGCCGACGCCTTCCACGTGGTCGCGCCCTCCCTGCCCGGCTTCGGGTTCTCCGGCCCCACCCGGGAGACCGGCTGGAGCCCTCGCCGGGCGGCCCACGCCTGGGCCGAGCTGATGCGCCGTCTCGGCTACGACCGGTACGGCGCCCACGGCGGCGACACCGGCTCGGTGATCTCCCCCGAACTCGGCCGCCTCGCCCCGGGCAACGTCATCGGCGTCCATGTCAACGGCGCGCTGGGCTTCCCGACCTTCCAGCCCGGCGAGTTGGACGGCCTGACCGAGGCGGAACAGGCGCGCCTGGCCCAGTACTCCGACCACGACCGCGCGGCCTATGCCATGGTCCAGTCGACCCGTCCGCAGACGGTGGCCTTCGGGCTGCACGACTCTCCCGCCGGTCAACTGGCCTGGATCGTGGAGAAGTTCAAGGAGTGGACCGATCCCGCGCACGCGCTGCCCGAAGAGGCCGTGGACCGCGACCAGTTGCTCACCGACGTCACGATCTACTGGCTCACCGGCACCGCGGCGTCATCGGCCCGCCTCTACAAGGAGGGCGCCGCCGACTGGGGCCGCCCGGTCGAAAAGTCCGATGTCCCCACCGGGGTGGCGGTCTTCCCCGGTGACGCCGGGGTCCGCCGCATCGCCGAACGCGAGCACAACGTGATCCACTGGTCGGAGTTCGACCGCGGCGGCCACTTCGCCGCGATGGAGGCACCGGACCTCTTGATCACTGACATCCGCACGTTCTTCCGCCTGGTCCGCTGA
- a CDS encoding helix-turn-helix transcriptional regulator: MLETSARLLRLLSLLQARRDWSGPELAERLGVTTRTVRRDVDRLRELGYLVHATAGTPGYRLGAGADLPPLLLDDEEAVAVAVGLRTAAGGSVAGIEETSVRALAKLERILPPRLRHRVHALRSMTVPMTGAADPVDPEVLTAIAAACQDHEVLRFDYRSHEGRESRRSAEPHRLVNSGRRWYLVGWDVDKGSWRTYRVDRLRLKAPNGPRFVPRDPPAEDLAAYTSRAVSIAPYRYRARLTVHAAAQVVAGHMPPTVGTIEPVDARTCVLRCGANNLDEIVVWVALMDIDFEVHDPPELAERIGAMADRLRAASGTARRVTVPPGNPAGGADGAASAGLAGPTAPAREEG, from the coding sequence ATGTTGGAGACCTCGGCTCGACTCCTCAGGCTGCTGTCCCTCCTGCAGGCTCGCCGGGACTGGTCCGGCCCGGAACTGGCCGAACGGCTCGGCGTCACGACGCGGACCGTGCGGCGGGATGTGGACCGGCTGCGCGAACTGGGCTACCTGGTGCACGCCACGGCCGGGACGCCGGGCTACCGTCTGGGCGCCGGGGCCGATCTGCCCCCGCTGCTGCTGGACGACGAGGAGGCGGTCGCGGTCGCGGTGGGTTTGCGGACGGCCGCCGGGGGCTCGGTCGCCGGGATCGAGGAGACGTCGGTACGGGCGCTCGCGAAGCTCGAACGGATCCTTCCTCCACGGCTGCGGCATCGTGTTCACGCGCTCCGGTCGATGACCGTGCCCATGACGGGAGCGGCGGACCCGGTCGATCCCGAGGTGCTGACCGCCATTGCCGCGGCCTGCCAGGATCATGAGGTGCTGCGGTTCGACTACCGGTCGCACGAGGGCCGGGAGAGCCGCCGTTCGGCCGAGCCGCACCGGCTCGTGAACTCGGGACGCCGCTGGTACCTGGTGGGCTGGGACGTCGACAAGGGGAGTTGGCGGACCTACCGTGTCGACCGGCTGCGGCTGAAGGCGCCGAACGGGCCGCGTTTCGTCCCCCGGGACCCGCCCGCCGAGGACCTCGCCGCCTACACCTCGCGCGCGGTGTCCATCGCCCCGTACCGCTACCGGGCGCGGCTGACCGTGCACGCAGCCGCGCAGGTCGTGGCCGGGCACATGCCGCCGACGGTGGGGACGATCGAGCCCGTTGACGCCCGCACCTGCGTCCTGCGGTGCGGTGCGAACAACCTGGACGAGATCGTCGTGTGGGTCGCACTGATGGACATCGATTTCGAGGTGCACGACCCGCCGGAACTGGCCGAGCGGATCGGCGCCATGGCCGACCGGCTCCGGGCGGCGTCGGGCACCGCGCGGCGGGTGACCGTCCCGCCCGGTAACCCGGCGGGCGGCGCGGACGGGGCCGCGTCTGCCGGTCTCGCGGGCCCTACCGCGCCCGCACGTGAGGAGGGCTGA
- a CDS encoding VOC family protein: MALRLVQVNFKARDDSALGRFWAEVLGWGMSSEGPGVTNLEPEGFVWPDPTAVCVDLVTVPDPETVKDRVHLDLATTSAAHHAELVARLKDLGATPADVGQGDVPWTVLADPEGNVFCVLEPRERYRDTGPIAAVVVDCADPRAMARFWDEALDWTLHEVTDDHAVLRSAEGVGPYLELLREPGARTWWNRVHLDLLPFPVDDKEAEVARLRALGATDLDLGQGDVPWTVLADPEGNEFCVLGRG; the protein is encoded by the coding sequence ATGGCGCTGCGACTCGTTCAGGTGAACTTCAAGGCTCGGGATGATTCGGCGCTCGGCCGGTTCTGGGCGGAGGTGCTCGGCTGGGGCATGTCCAGCGAGGGGCCCGGCGTGACCAACCTGGAGCCCGAGGGCTTCGTCTGGCCGGACCCCACTGCCGTCTGCGTCGACCTCGTCACCGTTCCGGACCCGGAAACGGTGAAGGACCGCGTGCATCTCGATCTCGCCACCACTTCCGCGGCCCACCATGCGGAGTTGGTCGCGCGTCTGAAGGATCTCGGTGCGACGCCGGCGGACGTGGGCCAGGGCGATGTCCCGTGGACGGTTCTGGCCGATCCGGAGGGCAACGTGTTCTGCGTGCTGGAGCCTCGGGAGCGCTACCGGGACACCGGGCCGATCGCCGCGGTGGTGGTCGACTGTGCGGATCCGCGGGCCATGGCCCGGTTCTGGGACGAGGCGCTGGACTGGACCCTGCACGAGGTGACCGATGATCACGCGGTGCTGCGTTCTGCCGAGGGTGTCGGGCCGTATCTGGAGCTCCTCCGCGAACCCGGCGCGCGGACATGGTGGAACCGCGTGCATCTCGACCTGCTGCCCTTCCCCGTTGACGACAAGGAGGCGGAGGTGGCGAGGCTGCGGGCCCTCGGCGCCACGGACCTCGACCTTGGCCAGGGCGACGTGCCCTGGACGGTTCTGGCCGATCCGGAGGGCAACGAGTTCTGTGTCCTCGGCCGGGGTTGA
- a CDS encoding DUF1062 domain-containing protein, giving the protein MLPWVVRRTRLPLLSLRCADCRSESARTGEGRFRVNANGKLLDVWLLVRCVSCDRTSKLAVHERVPVKSLDPAELHGYRVNDPELVASRLLDPLLARRNRFALDWTGAWRLDAPSPWLDETWPVQVEVVFEDPVPVRPDRLIAQRLGLSRNEVLRRIKSDTPLRRPRSTGFTFTVMAGD; this is encoded by the coding sequence GTGCTGCCCTGGGTCGTTCGTCGGACCAGGCTGCCCCTGCTGTCGTTGCGGTGCGCGGACTGCCGGTCGGAGTCGGCCCGCACCGGCGAGGGCAGGTTCCGCGTCAACGCCAACGGCAAGCTGCTGGACGTGTGGCTGCTGGTCCGCTGCGTATCGTGCGATCGGACGAGCAAGCTCGCCGTGCACGAGCGGGTGCCGGTCAAGTCCCTCGATCCGGCCGAACTCCACGGCTACCGTGTCAACGATCCGGAACTGGTGGCGTCCAGGCTGCTGGATCCGCTGCTCGCCCGGCGCAACCGCTTCGCCCTGGACTGGACGGGCGCCTGGCGGCTGGACGCCCCGTCGCCATGGCTCGACGAGACGTGGCCGGTCCAGGTGGAGGTCGTCTTCGAGGATCCGGTACCGGTGCGGCCGGACCGGCTCATCGCGCAGAGGCTCGGCCTCAGCAGGAACGAGGTGCTGCGCCGGATCAAGTCCGACACCCCGCTGCGCCGTCCGCGGAGCACCGGATTCACCTTCACGGTGATGGCCGGGGACTAG
- a CDS encoding sensor histidine kinase, with protein sequence MRDRFEASLPARWKAPLVAGALAALSPVLLLAPRGVPAEAGRPLVTALVVVQAAALWWLSARPAVVTAVAVLSGAALQFLVPAAGQGIALVVLSTFAWLRPARTSLWGAAGAAAVLGVSAGAGGHGVAAVLWPVAAVLAWSWGALGRAWAARRQAEARRAVLEERARIARELHDVLAHTVSVMVVQAAAADDVFDTSPEKARQAVRSLEASGREALVELRRFVRTVRLLDEETAAVTGGDALVPQPTLADLDRLAGTVEAAGLPVRVVRDGLEDADVPPGVALSAYRIVQESLTNALRHARASTAVVTVRARDGRLTVEVRDDGTGGGRPGWTGAGQGVAGMRERAALLGGTLEASPDPAGGFRVRAHLPLEETA encoded by the coding sequence GTGCGGGACCGGTTCGAGGCGTCGTTGCCGGCGCGGTGGAAGGCGCCGCTGGTGGCGGGCGCGCTGGCTGCGCTGTCACCGGTGCTGCTCCTGGCGCCCCGCGGCGTGCCGGCCGAGGCCGGGCGCCCGCTGGTGACGGCGCTCGTCGTCGTCCAGGCCGCGGCGCTGTGGTGGCTGAGCGCGCGGCCCGCCGTGGTCACCGCCGTCGCGGTGCTCTCCGGAGCCGCCCTGCAGTTCCTGGTTCCCGCGGCCGGGCAGGGGATCGCGTTGGTGGTGCTGAGCACGTTCGCCTGGTTGCGGCCCGCGCGGACCTCGCTGTGGGGTGCGGCGGGCGCAGCGGCCGTTCTCGGTGTGTCGGCCGGTGCCGGCGGCCACGGCGTCGCGGCGGTCCTGTGGCCGGTCGCGGCGGTCCTGGCCTGGAGTTGGGGCGCGCTCGGACGGGCATGGGCGGCGCGGCGGCAGGCCGAGGCGCGCCGGGCGGTGCTGGAAGAGCGGGCCCGCATCGCCCGTGAACTGCACGACGTCCTGGCGCACACGGTGTCGGTGATGGTGGTGCAGGCCGCCGCCGCGGACGATGTCTTCGACACCAGTCCCGAGAAGGCGCGGCAGGCGGTGCGGAGCCTGGAGGCGTCGGGGCGGGAGGCGCTGGTCGAGCTCCGCCGCTTCGTGCGCACCGTGCGCCTGCTGGACGAGGAGACCGCGGCGGTCACCGGCGGCGACGCCCTGGTGCCGCAGCCGACCCTCGCGGATCTGGACCGGCTCGCCGGAACGGTGGAGGCCGCCGGGCTCCCCGTCCGCGTGGTCCGGGACGGCTTGGAGGACGCCGACGTCCCGCCGGGCGTGGCCCTGTCGGCGTACCGGATCGTGCAGGAGTCGCTCACCAACGCCCTGCGGCACGCGCGCGCGTCCACCGCCGTCGTCACGGTCCGCGCGCGGGACGGCCGGCTGACCGTGGAGGTCCGCGACGACGGGACGGGCGGCGGCCGGCCGGGCTGGACGGGCGCCGGGCAGGGCGTCGCCGGGATGCGCGAGCGCGCGGCGCTGCTCGGCGGGACCCTGGAGGCCTCACCCGATCCGGCGGGCGGATTCCGGGTCCGCGCCCACCTGCCGCTGGAGGAGACCGCGTGA
- the rox gene encoding rifampin monooxygenase: MIDVIVVGGGPTGLMLAGELRLHGVHVLVLEKETEPTPYVRALGLHVRSIEVMDQRGLLERFLAHGRKYPLGGFFGAIRKPAPDRLDTAHPYVLGILQPTTDRLLAERAAELGAEIRRGCEVVGLSQDDDGVTVELADGTRLRSRHLVGCDGGRSTVRRRLGVGFPGEPSRVETLLGEVELTASPETQAAVMDEVRKTQKRFGIMPLADGVYRVGVPAEGVAQDRSAPTTLEEFKHQLRAVAGTDFGAHSPRWLSRFGDATRLAERYRVGRVLLAGDAAHIHPPTGGQGLNLGIQDAFNLGWKLAAEVAGTAPEGLLDTYHAERHPVAADVLDNTRVQMELLSTEPGPLAVRRLLSELMDFDEVNRYLTEKIIAIGVRYDLGGEHPLVGRRLRDIGLKKGRLYELMHDGRGLLLDQTGRLSVAGWADRVDHVVDAGEELDVPAALLRPDGHVAWVGDDQTDLLGPMARWFGAPTAPPHRP; encoded by the coding sequence ATGATCGACGTGATCGTGGTCGGCGGCGGGCCGACCGGCCTGATGCTGGCCGGCGAGCTGCGACTGCACGGCGTGCACGTCCTGGTCCTGGAGAAGGAGACCGAGCCGACCCCCTACGTCCGCGCCCTCGGCCTGCACGTGCGCAGCATCGAGGTGATGGACCAGCGCGGCCTGCTGGAGCGGTTCCTCGCGCACGGCAGGAAGTACCCGCTCGGCGGCTTCTTCGGCGCCATCAGGAAACCCGCACCCGACCGGCTCGACACCGCCCACCCCTACGTCCTCGGCATCCTGCAGCCCACCACCGACCGGCTGCTGGCCGAACGCGCCGCCGAGCTCGGCGCCGAGATCCGGCGCGGCTGCGAGGTGGTCGGGCTGAGCCAGGACGACGACGGGGTGACCGTCGAGCTGGCCGACGGGACGCGGCTGCGCTCGCGCCACCTCGTCGGCTGCGACGGCGGCCGCAGCACCGTCCGCAGGCGCCTCGGCGTCGGGTTCCCCGGCGAACCCTCCCGGGTCGAGACGCTGCTGGGCGAGGTGGAGCTCACCGCTTCGCCGGAGACGCAGGCCGCGGTGATGGACGAGGTCCGCAAGACCCAGAAGCGGTTCGGGATCATGCCCCTCGCGGACGGGGTCTACCGCGTCGGCGTGCCCGCCGAGGGCGTGGCACAGGACCGCTCGGCCCCGACCACCCTCGAGGAGTTCAAGCACCAGCTGCGGGCCGTCGCCGGCACCGACTTCGGCGCGCACTCCCCCCGCTGGCTGTCCCGCTTCGGCGACGCCACCCGGCTGGCCGAGCGCTACCGGGTCGGCCGGGTCCTGCTGGCCGGCGACGCGGCGCACATCCACCCGCCCACCGGCGGGCAGGGCCTCAACCTCGGCATCCAGGACGCGTTCAACCTCGGCTGGAAACTCGCCGCCGAGGTCGCCGGCACGGCGCCGGAGGGACTGCTGGACACCTACCACGCAGAACGGCACCCGGTGGCCGCCGACGTGCTGGACAACACCCGCGTGCAGATGGAACTGCTGTCCACCGAGCCGGGCCCCCTCGCCGTGCGGCGGCTGCTGTCGGAACTGATGGACTTCGACGAGGTGAACCGGTACCTCACCGAGAAGATCATCGCGATCGGGGTCCGCTACGACCTCGGCGGCGAGCACCCGCTCGTCGGCCGCAGGCTCCGGGACATCGGGCTGAAGAAGGGCCGCCTCTACGAGCTGATGCACGACGGCCGCGGACTGCTGCTCGACCAGACCGGCCGCCTCTCGGTCGCGGGCTGGGCGGACCGCGTCGACCACGTCGTCGACGCCGGCGAGGAACTCGACGTGCCCGCGGCCCTGCTACGCCCGGACGGCCACGTGGCATGGGTCGGCGACGACCAGACGGACCTGCTCGGCCCCATGGCCAGGTGGTTCGGCGCTCCCACCGCTCCGCCTCACAGGCCTTGA
- a CDS encoding MarR family winged helix-turn-helix transcriptional regulator, protein MADAVDAILAQWRRERPDLDVSAMGVVGRISRAQSLLGRELKEFFAARGLESWEFDVLATLRRHGAPYELTAGALLRAAMVTSGAITNRIDRMEAKGLVERVRDTGDRRSVRIRLAPRGLEIVDELVGLHAANEERLLAALSPDERGHLAAALRTLLESLGDTTLGSPSGER, encoded by the coding sequence ATGGCGGACGCGGTGGACGCGATCCTGGCGCAGTGGCGCCGCGAGCGTCCCGACCTGGACGTGTCGGCGATGGGCGTCGTCGGGCGGATCTCGCGGGCGCAGTCGCTGCTCGGCCGGGAGCTGAAGGAGTTCTTCGCCGCACGGGGGCTGGAGAGCTGGGAGTTCGACGTCCTGGCGACGCTGCGCCGGCACGGCGCCCCCTACGAGCTGACGGCGGGGGCGCTGCTGCGGGCGGCGATGGTCACCTCGGGGGCGATCACCAACCGGATCGACCGGATGGAGGCCAAGGGCCTGGTGGAGCGGGTGCGCGACACCGGTGACCGGCGGTCGGTGCGGATCCGGCTGGCGCCGCGCGGCCTGGAGATCGTGGACGAGCTGGTCGGCCTGCACGCCGCCAACGAGGAGCGCCTGCTGGCGGCGCTGTCGCCGGACGAGCGCGGGCACCTCGCCGCCGCCCTGCGCACGCTGCTGGAGTCGCTCGGCGACACGACCCTGGGCTCCCCGTCCGGCGAGCGCTGA
- a CDS encoding helix-turn-helix transcriptional regulator, producing MRDPSGRLLQMLSLLQTPREWSGTELAERLGVTARTIRRDIDRLRDLGYPVHATHGNTGGYRLTAGAAMPPLLLDDDEATAIAIGLRSAAAGAVSGIEDTSLRALAKLEQVLPHRLRHRVAALTEAAVPLPPQDGAPPAADPAVLALLAAACLTREKVRFTYTAADGSGTRRLAQPHRLVTAGRRWYLVAHDEDRADWRTFRADRVTDPHRTGVRGPELRLPGGADAASWAMDTLAGGSGTIRARLLLHAPVQEAAEHVTAWQGVLEPADDRTCLLHTRSDSMRFLAYRVTLLPIDYTLLDPPELADHLAVIADRATRAIRPFTAPAAS from the coding sequence ATGCGCGATCCGTCCGGACGGCTCCTCCAGATGCTGTCCCTCCTGCAGACGCCCCGCGAATGGTCGGGCACCGAGCTGGCCGAGCGGCTCGGCGTCACCGCCCGCACCATCCGCCGCGACATCGACCGCCTGCGCGACCTCGGCTACCCCGTCCACGCCACCCACGGCAACACCGGCGGCTACCGGCTCACCGCCGGCGCCGCGATGCCGCCGCTGCTGCTGGACGACGACGAGGCCACCGCCATCGCGATCGGCCTGCGCAGCGCCGCGGCGGGCGCCGTCTCCGGCATCGAGGACACCTCGCTGCGCGCCCTGGCCAAGCTCGAACAGGTCCTGCCCCACCGGCTGCGGCACCGCGTCGCCGCCCTCACCGAGGCCGCCGTGCCCCTCCCGCCGCAGGACGGCGCGCCGCCCGCAGCCGACCCCGCCGTCCTGGCCCTGCTCGCCGCCGCCTGCCTCACCCGCGAGAAGGTCCGCTTCACCTACACCGCCGCCGACGGCAGCGGCACCCGCCGGCTGGCCCAGCCCCACCGCCTCGTCACCGCCGGCCGCCGCTGGTACCTGGTCGCCCACGACGAGGACCGCGCCGACTGGCGCACCTTCCGCGCCGACCGCGTCACCGACCCCCACCGCACCGGCGTGCGCGGCCCCGAACTCCGCCTGCCCGGCGGCGCCGACGCCGCCTCCTGGGCCATGGACACCCTGGCCGGCGGATCGGGCACGATCCGGGCGCGGCTGCTGCTGCACGCCCCCGTCCAGGAGGCCGCCGAGCACGTCACCGCCTGGCAGGGCGTCCTGGAACCCGCCGACGACCGCACCTGCCTCCTGCACACCCGGTCGGACTCGATGCGCTTTCTGGCCTACCGCGTCACCCTGCTGCCCATCGACTACACCCTGCTGGACCCGCCCGAACTCGCCGACCACCTGGCCGTCATCGCCGACCGCGCCACCCGCGCCATCCGTCCCTTCACCGCACCCGCCGCCTCCTGA
- a CDS encoding VOC family protein: MLRGFATINFWADDLEAAKDWYADLLGAQPYYRVAGPDGRAAYYEFRVGDYEHELGLVDARFRPGGPPAGPGGAVMYWHVDDLEAAVERLLGMGARLHEKITERGEGTGFVTASVVDPFGNVLGVMSNPHYLEVLAEGAQR; encoded by the coding sequence ATGCTGCGGGGATTCGCCACCATCAACTTCTGGGCGGACGACCTGGAGGCGGCCAAGGACTGGTACGCCGACCTGCTGGGGGCCCAGCCGTACTACCGCGTCGCCGGCCCGGACGGCCGCGCCGCCTACTACGAGTTCCGGGTGGGCGACTACGAGCACGAGCTGGGGCTGGTCGACGCCCGGTTCCGTCCGGGAGGGCCGCCGGCGGGTCCGGGCGGGGCGGTTATGTACTGGCACGTGGACGACCTGGAGGCGGCGGTGGAGCGGCTGCTGGGCATGGGCGCGCGGCTGCACGAGAAGATCACCGAGCGGGGCGAGGGGACGGGGTTCGTGACCGCGTCGGTGGTGGACCCGTTCGGCAACGTGCTGGGCGTGATGTCCAACCCGCACTACCTGGAGGTGCTGGCCGAGGGCGCGCAGCGCTGA
- a CDS encoding ATP-binding cassette domain-containing protein yields the protein MPLQPTTAQPEPHAGALRAADAHDVIEVRGARENNLADISLDVPKRRLTVFTGVSGSGKSSLVFGTIAAESRRLINETYTAFVQGFMPSVGRPDVDALRNLSAAIVVDQERMGANSRSTVGTATDAHTMLRIIFSRIGEPHAGTSSAFSFNNAEGMCPDCEGLGRASRVDLDQLVDRDLSLNEGALTVPGFAVGSWYWKVIADSGLFDPDAKLRDYTPAQWDDLLHKPPTKVKSSGVNITYEGLLLRVKRLYLDKDTESLQPHIRAFVERAVAFSACGACGGARLNPAALASRIAGLNIADCAAMQISDLAAFLREITDPSVGPVLATLQGTLDSLVEIGLGYLSLDRESPTLSGGEAQRVKMVRHLGSSLSDITYVFDEPTAGLHPHDIARMNDLLLRLRDKGNTVLVVEHKPETIAIADHVVDLGPGAGAEGGRVCYTGDLSGLRASASLTGRHLDHRARLREKVREPSGHLAIKGANLHNLKDVDTEIPLGVLTVVTGVAGSGKSSLIHGALPGRDGVVVVDQSPIRGSRRSNPATYTGLLDHIRAAFAKANGVKPALFSANSEGACPACKGIGLVYTDLAMMAGVASVCEQCQGRRYTAEVLTYTLRGKDISQVLAMRVAEAREFFTAGQARAVLDRLSDVGLGYLGLGQPLTTLSGGERQRLKLAIHMAEKAATYVLDEPTTGLHLADVDQLLALLDRLVDGGNTVIVIEHHQAVMAHADWIIDLGPGAGSDGGRVVFTGTPADLVAGADTLTARHLRDYVQQA from the coding sequence ATGCCCCTCCAGCCGACGACCGCGCAGCCCGAGCCGCACGCCGGCGCGCTCCGGGCCGCCGACGCCCACGACGTGATCGAGGTCCGCGGCGCGCGGGAGAACAACCTGGCCGACATCAGCCTGGACGTCCCCAAGCGCCGCCTGACCGTGTTCACCGGGGTGTCGGGGTCGGGCAAGTCGTCCCTGGTGTTCGGCACCATCGCCGCCGAGTCGCGGCGCCTGATCAACGAGACCTACACCGCGTTCGTGCAGGGCTTCATGCCGAGCGTCGGCCGCCCCGACGTCGACGCGCTGCGCAACCTCAGCGCCGCGATCGTGGTCGACCAGGAGCGGATGGGCGCCAACTCCCGCTCCACCGTCGGGACGGCGACCGACGCCCACACCATGCTGCGCATCATCTTCAGCCGGATCGGCGAACCGCACGCCGGCACCTCCTCGGCGTTCAGCTTCAACAACGCCGAGGGCATGTGCCCCGACTGCGAGGGACTCGGCCGCGCCTCCCGCGTCGACCTGGACCAGCTGGTCGACCGGGACCTCTCGCTCAACGAGGGCGCCCTCACCGTCCCGGGGTTCGCCGTCGGGTCCTGGTACTGGAAGGTGATCGCCGACTCGGGGCTGTTCGACCCGGACGCCAAGCTGCGCGACTATACCCCCGCCCAGTGGGACGACCTGCTCCACAAGCCGCCCACCAAGGTCAAGAGCAGCGGCGTCAACATCACCTACGAGGGCCTGCTGCTCAGGGTCAAGCGCCTCTACCTGGACAAGGACACCGAGTCGCTGCAACCCCACATCCGCGCGTTCGTCGAACGCGCCGTCGCGTTCAGCGCCTGCGGGGCCTGCGGCGGCGCCCGCCTCAACCCCGCCGCCCTCGCCAGCCGCATCGCCGGGCTCAACATCGCCGACTGCGCCGCCATGCAGATCAGCGACCTGGCCGCCTTCCTACGCGAGATCACCGATCCGTCCGTCGGACCGGTGCTGGCCACCCTGCAGGGCACCCTGGACTCCCTGGTCGAGATCGGCCTGGGCTACCTCAGCCTGGACCGCGAGTCCCCCACCCTGTCGGGCGGCGAGGCCCAGCGCGTCAAGATGGTCCGCCACCTCGGCTCCAGCCTCAGCGACATCACCTACGTCTTCGACGAGCCCACCGCCGGCCTGCACCCCCACGACATCGCCCGCATGAACGACCTGCTGCTGCGCCTGCGCGACAAGGGCAACACCGTCCTGGTCGTCGAGCACAAACCCGAGACCATCGCGATCGCCGACCACGTCGTCGACCTCGGCCCCGGCGCCGGCGCCGAGGGCGGCCGGGTCTGCTACACCGGCGACCTCTCCGGGCTCCGCGCGTCCGCCAGCCTCACCGGGCGCCACCTGGACCACCGCGCCCGGCTGCGCGAGAAGGTCCGCGAGCCGTCGGGGCACCTGGCCATCAAGGGCGCGAACCTGCACAACCTCAAGGACGTCGACACCGAGATCCCCCTCGGCGTCCTCACCGTCGTCACCGGCGTCGCCGGATCGGGCAAGAGCTCCCTGATCCACGGGGCGCTGCCCGGCCGCGACGGCGTCGTCGTGGTCGACCAGTCCCCCATCCGCGGGTCCCGCCGCAGCAACCCCGCCACCTACACCGGGCTGCTGGACCACATCCGCGCCGCCTTCGCCAAGGCCAACGGCGTCAAACCCGCCCTGTTCAGCGCCAACTCCGAGGGCGCCTGCCCGGCCTGCAAGGGCATCGGGCTGGTCTACACCGACCTGGCGATGATGGCCGGCGTCGCCTCGGTGTGCGAGCAGTGCCAGGGCCGCCGCTACACCGCAGAGGTCCTCACCTACACCCTGCGCGGCAAGGACATCAGCCAGGTCCTGGCCATGCGCGTCGCCGAGGCCCGCGAGTTCTTCACCGCCGGGCAGGCCCGCGCCGTCCTGGACCGCCTCTCCGACGTCGGCCTGGGCTACCTCGGGCTGGGCCAGCCCCTCACCACCCTGTCCGGCGGGGAGCGCCAGCGCCTCAAGCTCGCCATCCACATGGCCGAGAAGGCCGCCACCTACGTCCTGGACGAGCCCACCACCGGCCTGCACCTGGCCGACGTCGACCAGCTCCTGGCCCTGCTGGACCGGCTCGTCGACGGCGGCAACACCGTCATCGTCATCGAGCACCACCAGGCCGTCATGGCCCACGCCGACTGGATCATCGACCTCGGTCCCGGCGCCGGCAGCGACGGCGGCCGCGTCGTGTTCACCGGCACGCCCGCCGACCTGGTCGCCGGCGCCGACACCCTCACCGCCCGCCACCTGCGCGACTACGTCCAGCAGGCCTGA